From Amia ocellicauda isolate fAmiCal2 chromosome 12, fAmiCal2.hap1, whole genome shotgun sequence, a single genomic window includes:
- the LOC136765079 gene encoding zona pellucida sperm-binding protein 4-like, translating into MLCMGGKLVLFLLGPWVFCGLSYAQMESGADFDTEDDLYSSEKKMAEADEDGDGILLDDYTPLDLHGFNGDAGQMGDEAGAGGLPDDAEGSDSKPEEEDVSHQVPQPSVSCREGRMLIRFLQRFTQIFLQKARMRLLPVLKLPRSCKHTVRQSNGSLELMASFKGCYVQNLRKDNGLHAALNLQYYDRVSKRQFVTTVSCPVTTPPTPEPPKGLSISCSDVCMTVQFPAGPLSAVKILDSSKTLVPVLQAPKDCGYGLGKKDGKNILTIPYSACDVTIVEERYIIQVAYLTSGGERAEIQVSCPYKRPVPKQGCQIPKSQQVSCGPRRTGSRACLAQGCCVDPDTGLCYYPLEAHPLFFMSSVIQSPCTSPLLECTADRHFVFVVHRTITVPHVDPASLVIAGNKSCIPVICTADFAVFKFPVTGCGTHAFVVGETTIYLAEVMALARRNSLNYGVITRDSPFRLLVECRYAEGNLASAGYLVKNPSLPNAVLSHGVFGVQLRIATDDTYSRFYPQYHRPLRLLLGRPVFLEVQLLNAPDPSLVLLVHYCVAYPRSAQAVWVLIYEGCPNPLDYGHTSTLHIHHKQPLPKHHRRFEIRTFQFMDGVTHRYLKEEIYFMCSTEVCSPSAKKCVEGCFDGRKIPVVEDPNVDKRCTRKPCPGKAKRSADL; encoded by the exons ATGTTGTGTATGGGAGGAAAGCTAGTGCTGTTTTTGCTGGGGCCATGGGTCTTCTGTGGTTTGTCATATGCTCAAATGGAGAGTGGAGCTGACTTTGATACTGAGGATGACTTGTATAGCAGCGAGAAGAAAATGGCTGAAGCTGATGAAGATGGGGATGGCATACTCTTGGATGACTACACTCCTCTGGATCTCCATGGGTTTAATGGTGATGCTGGGCAAATGG GTGACGAGGCTGGTGCTGGTGGCCTCCCGGATGATGCCGAAGGCTCGGACTCTAAGCCTGAGGAAGAGGATGTGTCCCACCAAGTTCCACAGCCAAGTGTCTCTTGTAGGGAGGGCCGCATGTTGATCCGGTTCTTGCAGCGCTTCACGCAGATCTTCCTGCAGAAAG CCAGAATGAGACTACTCCCAGTTCTGAAGCTCCCCAGGTCCTGTAAGCACACTGTGAGGCAAAGCAATGGCAGCCTGGAGCTGATGGCATCCTTCAAGGGCTGCTATGTACAGAATTTG AGGAAGGACAACGGGCTTCATGCGGCACTGAACCTCCAGTACTATGACCGAGTATCGAAGAGGCAGTTTGTGACCActgtgtcttgcccagtgaccacCCCTCCAACGCCTGAACCTCCCAAAGGCCTGTCCATCTCCTGCAGTGATGTGTGCATGACTGTGCAGTTCCCTGCTGGTCCTCTGTCCGCTGTGAAAATCCTGG ACTCCTCCAAAACCTTGGTCCCTGTGCTCCAGGCCCCCAAGGACTGTGGCTATGGCTTGGGGAAGAAGGATGGCAAGAACATCCTGACCATCCCCTACAGTGCCTGTGATGTTACGATTGTG GAAGAGAGGTACATTATCCAGGTGGCTTACTTGACTAGTGGGGGAGAGCGAGCCGAGATCCAGGTATCCTGCCCCTATAAACGACCTGTGCCAAAGCAAG GATGCCAGATCCCCAAGAGCCAGCAGGTGTCTTGTGGTCCCAGGAGAACAGGCTCCAGAGCCTGCCTTGCCCAGGGCTGCTGTGTAGACCCTGACACTGGCCTCTGCTACTATCCCCTGGAAG CACATCCCCTGTTTTTCATGTCTAGCGTCATTCAG TCTCCCTGTACTTCCCCTCTCCTAGAATGCACCGCTGACCGGCACTTTGTCTTTGTGGTCCACCGCACCATCACTGTGCCCCATGTGGACCCTGCCTCCCTGGTGATTGCTGGCAACAAGTCCTGCATCCCGGTCATCTGCACAGCGGACTTTGCGGTCTTCAAGTTCCCTGTGACTGGCTGTGGAACCCATGCGTTT GTGGTGGGAGAGACTACGATCTACCTGGCTGAAGTGATGGCCCTGGCCCGGCGCAATAGCCTGAACTATGGAGTCATCACTAGGGACAGTCCCTTCAG gctgctggtggagtGTCGCTATGCAGAGGGGAACTTGGCTAGCGCTGGATACCTTGTGAAAAACCCCTCCCTGCCCAATGCAGTTCTGTCCCATGGAGTGTTTGGGGTGCAGCTCAGGATTGCCACAG atGACACGTACAGCCGGTTTTACCCTCAGTACCACCGGCCCCTGCGGCTCTTGCTGGGCAGGCCAGTCTTCTTGGAGGTGCAGCTGCTGAATGCCCCTGACCCCAGCCTGGTGCTGCTGGTGCATTACTGTGTTGCCTACCCCCGCTCAGCACAGGCTGTCTGGGTGTTGATCTATGAGGG CTGCCCCAACCCCCTGGACTATGGTCACACCTCTACCCTGCACATCCACCACAAGCAGCCACTGCCCAAACACCACCGTCGCTTTGAGATCCGCACCTTCCAGTTCATGGACGGCGTGACGCACCGCTACCTcaaggaggag ATCTACTTCATGTGCTCCACGGAAGTCTGCTCCCCATCAGCCAAGAAGTGTGTGGAAGGATGCTTTGATGGGCGCA AAATCCCAGTGGTTGAGGACCCCAATGTGGACAAGCGCTGTACCAGGAAGCCTTGCCCAGGCAAGGCCAAGAGATCGGCAGACCTCTAA